In one window of Arthrobacter pascens DNA:
- a CDS encoding ABC transporter ATP-binding protein has protein sequence MRSPESPVLSISGLIKDVGPLASLDGKMLRIVSGVSLAAEPGQVTALLGANGAGKTTTIECAQGLQRRTGGSISLLGQDPANAGADLRSRVGVMLQDGGLPPSARPIPLLKHIAGMYARPRSLDDLVQRLGIDTFSRTSVRRLSGGQKQRLALAAALIGNPEVLFLDEPSAGLDPQSRQLVFELIAELRDGGMGIILTTHLMDDAQRLADYVYIIDAGRNVAEGTVSQLLQRDPVVEAGADHVRTLFFEAPAGLDFTGVLPESIAVSETRAGSYVATGALTPQDLASLATWWAAHGVMPGSMSLEARSLEDVFLDISGKDIR, from the coding sequence GTGCGTTCCCCAGAATCCCCCGTCCTGTCCATCAGCGGGTTAATCAAGGATGTCGGTCCGCTGGCCAGCCTGGACGGAAAAATGCTCCGGATAGTCAGCGGCGTCTCGCTGGCCGCCGAACCCGGCCAGGTCACCGCGCTCCTCGGAGCCAACGGAGCAGGCAAGACTACCACCATCGAGTGCGCTCAAGGCCTTCAGAGGCGTACCGGCGGAAGCATCTCCCTGCTGGGCCAAGACCCCGCCAACGCGGGCGCCGACCTGCGCTCACGCGTCGGCGTCATGCTTCAGGACGGCGGCCTCCCGCCGTCGGCCCGGCCCATCCCGCTCCTGAAGCACATCGCCGGGATGTATGCGAGACCCAGGTCCCTGGACGATCTGGTCCAGCGACTGGGAATCGACACTTTCAGCCGCACATCCGTGCGCCGGCTTTCCGGCGGACAGAAGCAAAGGCTGGCCCTGGCCGCCGCCCTGATCGGCAACCCCGAAGTCCTCTTCCTCGATGAACCCAGTGCCGGCCTGGATCCCCAGTCGCGGCAGCTGGTATTTGAATTGATTGCCGAACTGCGCGACGGCGGCATGGGCATCATCCTGACCACGCACCTGATGGACGACGCACAACGGCTGGCCGACTACGTGTACATCATCGACGCCGGGCGGAACGTCGCGGAGGGAACGGTGTCCCAGCTCCTTCAGCGCGACCCCGTTGTCGAAGCCGGCGCCGACCATGTCAGGACGCTCTTTTTTGAAGCCCCGGCAGGCCTGGACTTTACAGGCGTGCTCCCCGAATCCATCGCCGTCAGCGAGACCCGGGCAGGCAGCTACGTCGCCACCGGCGCCCTCACCCCGCAGGATCTTGCCTCGCTGGCAACCTGGTGGGCGGCCCACGGAGTAATGCCCGGCTCCATGAGCCTGGAGGCTCGCAGCCTGGAAGACGTCTTCCTGGACATCTCAGGAAAGGACATCCGATGA
- the sufB gene encoding Fe-S cluster assembly protein SufB produces the protein MTDQLSEKAVAEDTVISEILEKNPELHGIGTYEYGWSDKNDVGANARRGISDEVVRDISDKKSEPEWMLDLRLKGLKYFDRKPMPTWGADLSGIDFDNIKYFVRSTEKQAATWEDLPEDIRNTYEKLGIPEAERSRLVSGVAAQYESEVVYHQIREDLEAQGVIFLDTDTALREHPEIFQEYFGTVIPVGDNKFASLNTAVWSGGSFVYVPKGVHVDIPLQAYFRINTENMGQFERTLIIADEDSYVHYIEGCTAPIYTSDSLHSAVVEIIVKKGARVRYTTIQNWSTNVYNLVTKRAICEEGATMEWVDGNIGSKVTMKYPAVYLVGEHAKGETLSIAFAGAGQHQDTGSKMVHIAPNTKSSIISKSVARGGGRAAYRGLVQVREGAKHSANTVRCDALLVDTISRSDTYPYIDIREDDVVMGHEATVSRVSEEQLFYLMSRGMREDEAMAMIVRGFIEPIARELPMEYALELNRLIELQMEGSVG, from the coding sequence ATGACGGACCAACTATCAGAGAAAGCGGTAGCCGAAGACACTGTGATCTCGGAGATTCTGGAGAAGAATCCTGAGCTCCACGGCATCGGCACCTACGAGTACGGATGGTCCGACAAGAACGACGTCGGTGCCAACGCCCGCCGCGGTATCAGCGACGAGGTTGTCCGCGATATTTCGGACAAAAAGAGCGAGCCGGAATGGATGCTGGACCTTCGCCTGAAGGGCCTGAAGTACTTCGATCGCAAGCCCATGCCCACTTGGGGTGCAGACCTCTCCGGCATCGACTTCGACAACATCAAGTACTTCGTCCGCTCCACTGAGAAGCAGGCCGCTACCTGGGAAGACCTGCCCGAGGACATCCGTAACACTTACGAGAAGCTGGGTATCCCGGAAGCTGAGCGCAGCCGCCTTGTCTCCGGTGTGGCAGCACAGTACGAATCCGAGGTCGTGTACCACCAGATCCGTGAAGACCTTGAAGCCCAGGGTGTGATCTTCCTGGACACCGACACCGCCCTGCGCGAGCACCCGGAGATCTTCCAGGAGTACTTCGGTACCGTCATCCCGGTGGGCGACAACAAGTTCGCCTCACTGAACACCGCCGTCTGGTCGGGTGGTTCCTTCGTATACGTCCCCAAGGGCGTCCACGTGGACATCCCGCTGCAGGCGTACTTCCGCATCAACACGGAAAACATGGGCCAGTTCGAGCGGACCCTGATCATCGCCGACGAGGACTCCTACGTCCACTACATCGAAGGCTGCACCGCTCCGATCTACACCTCGGACTCGCTGCACTCCGCCGTGGTGGAAATCATTGTCAAGAAGGGCGCCCGCGTCCGCTACACCACTATCCAGAACTGGTCCACCAACGTGTACAACCTGGTGACCAAGCGTGCCATCTGCGAAGAGGGCGCCACCATGGAATGGGTTGACGGGAACATCGGGTCCAAGGTCACCATGAAGTACCCGGCCGTCTACCTGGTGGGCGAGCACGCCAAGGGCGAGACCCTGTCCATCGCCTTCGCCGGCGCCGGCCAGCACCAGGACACCGGATCGAAGATGGTGCACATCGCTCCGAACACCAAGAGCTCCATCATCTCCAAGTCTGTCGCCCGCGGCGGCGGACGTGCAGCCTACCGCGGCCTGGTCCAGGTCCGTGAAGGCGCCAAGCACTCGGCCAACACCGTCCGCTGCGACGCGCTGCTGGTGGACACCATCAGCCGTTCGGACACCTACCCGTACATCGACATCCGCGAGGATGACGTCGTTATGGGCCACGAAGCCACCGTTTCACGGGTCAGCGAAGAACAGCTCTTCTACCTGATGTCCCGCGGCATGCGCGAGGACGAAGCCATGGCGATGATCGTCCGCGGCTTCATCGAACCAATTGCCCGCGAACTCCCGATGGAGTACGCACTTGAGCTGAACCGCCTGATTGAACTGCAGATGGAAGGGTCCGTCGGATAA
- a CDS encoding COX15/CtaA family protein → MSTASRLPQLAGRFTSRLPRTVDVRIRRLALASLIGQTLLVVTGGAVRLTASGLGCPTWPRCTTTSLVNTPEMGIHGFIEFGNRLLTFALAAVAALMLVYLWNLRKERKDLFLLALGLLASIPAQAVIGGITVLTNLNPWVVGLHFLVSMALVVFSTLLVNRAYGRTGRFAAVPLPALPGVLRPVTAAVAVFSALAVMLGVVVTGAGPHAGDADAPRNGLDWDLVSHIHAVPAYLITAGTIFALVMVIARRISGPFRTAALMLLGVTVLQAVIGFTQYYNSIPVLLVAAHMLGAALLMGAATNAADVARSSPVK, encoded by the coding sequence GTGAGCACGGCTTCACGCCTCCCCCAGTTAGCAGGCCGCTTCACGTCCAGGCTGCCCCGCACCGTTGATGTCCGCATCCGCCGCCTGGCTCTCGCGTCGCTGATCGGCCAGACGCTGCTGGTCGTCACCGGCGGCGCCGTCAGGCTGACAGCCTCAGGCCTTGGCTGCCCTACCTGGCCGCGCTGCACAACCACGTCCCTGGTCAACACCCCGGAGATGGGGATCCACGGCTTCATTGAGTTCGGAAACCGGCTGCTGACCTTCGCGCTGGCCGCTGTGGCCGCGCTGATGCTGGTCTACCTCTGGAACCTCCGGAAGGAACGCAAGGACCTCTTCCTGCTGGCGCTGGGCCTGCTCGCCAGCATTCCCGCGCAGGCAGTGATCGGTGGTATCACCGTCCTGACCAACCTCAACCCCTGGGTTGTTGGCCTGCACTTCCTCGTGTCCATGGCGCTTGTGGTGTTTTCGACGCTGCTCGTCAACCGGGCCTATGGAAGGACCGGCCGGTTCGCCGCTGTCCCGCTCCCCGCCCTGCCCGGCGTGCTGCGTCCGGTGACGGCCGCCGTCGCGGTTTTCTCCGCCCTTGCTGTGATGCTCGGCGTCGTAGTGACCGGCGCGGGCCCGCATGCCGGCGACGCCGATGCGCCCCGCAATGGCCTGGACTGGGACCTGGTTTCCCATATCCATGCCGTTCCGGCGTACCTGATCACCGCCGGAACTATTTTTGCGCTGGTGATGGTCATTGCCCGTCGAATCTCCGGGCCCTTCCGGACCGCTGCGCTGATGCTGCTTGGCGTCACCGTCCTGCAGGCGGTGATCGGCTTTACGCAGTATTACAACAGCATTCCCGTCTTGCTCGTGGCCGCCCACATGCTGGGTGCGGCACTGCTGATGGGTGCGGCAACCAACGCCGCCGACGTCGCCCGCTCGAGCCCCGTCAAGTAG
- a CDS encoding ABC transporter permease, whose protein sequence is MSKLSSPSLPSSSASYSPTPQAAAPLLSRILLQGKYESLTMLRNGEQQILAVVLPLLALVGLTVTPFLDGLGSSRINVAVPGILALCAMSTAFTGQGIATGFDRRYGVLRFLSTTPLGRPGLIAGKVLAVLAVLTVQLAVVTAVALPLGWRPPAEAWLPGLALLILGAAAFTALGLLVAGTVRPEATLAITNLLWILLGSLGGIVIPAERLPAAAQAIVHYLPSGALGEALRTAFLHGTLNPVAAVILLLWTFIAGAAAIRWFKWN, encoded by the coding sequence ATGAGCAAGCTGTCGTCCCCCTCCCTGCCGTCGTCGTCGGCCTCTTATTCCCCGACACCCCAGGCGGCGGCCCCGTTGCTGAGCCGCATCCTGCTGCAGGGAAAGTATGAATCCCTGACCATGCTCAGGAACGGCGAGCAGCAGATCCTGGCCGTGGTGCTGCCGCTCCTTGCCTTGGTGGGCCTGACAGTGACCCCCTTCCTGGACGGACTGGGTTCCAGCCGAATCAACGTTGCGGTCCCGGGCATCCTGGCGCTGTGCGCCATGTCCACTGCCTTCACCGGGCAGGGCATTGCCACCGGGTTCGACCGGCGTTACGGAGTTCTCCGGTTCCTGTCCACCACACCCTTAGGGCGCCCCGGCCTCATCGCGGGCAAGGTACTGGCTGTCCTGGCGGTACTGACAGTGCAGCTTGCCGTGGTCACGGCTGTGGCCTTGCCCCTGGGCTGGCGGCCGCCGGCTGAGGCCTGGCTTCCCGGCCTGGCGCTCCTGATCCTGGGCGCTGCCGCCTTCACAGCACTCGGGTTGCTGGTGGCGGGAACCGTCCGCCCCGAGGCGACCCTGGCCATCACCAACCTGCTGTGGATCCTGCTGGGCTCGCTGGGCGGGATCGTGATTCCCGCGGAACGGCTGCCCGCTGCCGCCCAGGCCATAGTGCATTACCTGCCTTCCGGCGCCCTCGGCGAAGCATTGCGGACAGCTTTCCTGCACGGCACGCTCAACCCCGTGGCCGCCGTTATCCTGTTGCTCTGGACATTCATTGCCGGGGCCGCAGCCATCCGTTGGTTCAAGTGGAATTGA
- a CDS encoding helix-turn-helix transcriptional regulator has translation MTNATAVPFAGHGARRSTADGAQMASVPGADADERTRDRVLSAVLEHGPISAAELGDLLGFTPAAVRRHLDHLARSGVIEVKRVARAGAGAGRPARRYVLSSQGQSSLGNDYLDIATLALKQLQEMAGDEAVRKFAVDRFADMERRYAPEIEKAGPDITARARALSEALSRDGFVASAASIEAKAPLPAALSSVQLCQGHCPIQQLAAQFPVFCDVETEVFARLVGVDVRRLSTLARGGHVCTTHIPTGRLAAMGPQIPVAAPASLNEVNNHQQERP, from the coding sequence ATGACCAACGCTACTGCTGTGCCTTTCGCCGGGCACGGGGCGCGACGCAGCACCGCCGACGGCGCCCAGATGGCCTCCGTTCCCGGGGCAGACGCGGACGAGCGCACCCGTGACCGGGTGCTCAGCGCCGTCCTGGAGCATGGTCCGATCAGCGCGGCCGAACTGGGCGACCTGCTGGGCTTCACCCCGGCCGCTGTCCGGCGCCACCTGGACCACCTCGCCCGCAGCGGCGTCATCGAGGTCAAGCGCGTGGCCCGGGCCGGTGCCGGCGCGGGCCGGCCTGCCCGCCGCTACGTCCTCAGCTCCCAGGGCCAGTCCAGCCTGGGCAATGACTACCTCGACATCGCAACCCTCGCGCTCAAGCAGCTGCAGGAAATGGCAGGCGACGAAGCAGTGCGGAAGTTCGCCGTCGATCGTTTTGCCGACATGGAGCGCCGCTACGCACCCGAAATCGAGAAGGCCGGCCCGGACATTACAGCCCGCGCCCGGGCGCTGTCCGAGGCATTAAGCCGGGACGGTTTCGTTGCATCGGCCGCATCGATCGAGGCGAAGGCCCCGCTGCCCGCTGCGCTTTCGAGCGTCCAGCTGTGCCAGGGGCACTGTCCTATCCAGCAGCTCGCTGCCCAGTTCCCCGTCTTCTGCGATGTCGAGACCGAGGTCTTTGCCCGGCTCGTAGGCGTTGATGTGCGCAGGCTGTCCACGCTGGCACGGGGCGGCCACGTCTGCACCACCCACATACCTACAGGCCGGCTGGCTGCTATGGGACCACAAATCCCGGTTGCCGCCCCCGCCAGCCTGAATGAAGTAAACAACCATCAGCAAGAAAGGCCGTGA